AGATCCTTCAACGAGCCCTTGAAGGCGCGGCCGATCGGGGTGCGGGCAGCGGAGACGATCACGGCTTCGGGCATCAGGGGCTCCAGTGGCGAAGGGGATGGACTCACTGGGAAGTTACCTGCACGTATCGCTGTCGGTCATCGGGTGGGGCGTGTGACTCCGACCGCATTTCTAAGCGGGCGCTCAGGCCGCGGGGCCGTGGAGGGGGTCGGCACCCTTGCTCGGGCCTTCGGACGGACCACCCAGGGGCGCGGGGAACTGCGCGACAAGCCCCCACCGGGCGGCAGGCGAGCGGTGACTAAACCCCCTCCACACCCTCCACGAAGTGGTCGAACTCGCCCGCTTGTACGCCGAGTACGAACGCGTCCCACTTCTTGCGGGTGGTCGTGACGACGTTGTCCGGATCGCTGGTCTCGCGAAGATAGACGGCGTCGTCGTTGTCGCCCTCGCCGAAGGCGATCTCGATCCACGGTCCTGGACCCTGCTCGTCCTCGGGGGCGGCACGGGTCCAGTCGAGGTCGGTGGGAACGCGGGGGGTCTCGATCTGCGTCGCGGTCTGCTTCTTGGTCTGTTTCTCGGTCATGGCTGGGGTCTGAGCCTTCTCTTCGTCTGTGGGGCGGGGCCGCGGAGGTATGTACGTCCTCGCCATCCCGGGGCGGGGCCCCGGTCCGAACCTCCCGGAGCGTGGCTCACCGTGCTCCGGGCGCACATACCTCCACGTCCCCTCAGGCCGTCTCGGCGCCTGCGG
The window above is part of the Streptomyces venezuelae genome. Proteins encoded here:
- a CDS encoding DUF397 domain-containing protein; amino-acid sequence: MTEKQTKKQTATQIETPRVPTDLDWTRAAPEDEQGPGPWIEIAFGEGDNDDAVYLRETSDPDNVVTTTRKKWDAFVLGVQAGEFDHFVEGVEGV